A genomic window from Candidatus Binatia bacterium includes:
- a CDS encoding DUF58 domain-containing protein has product MAALSPPGTATGERLVDQVLAPGTMNALTRVRLRVSHASGERPGHTRVRNRSDATGSELDRHVPYSPGDDLRRIDWATYARLGELLTRKFVAEREVPVWILIDTSPSMGPAGASTKIDMAAAVAGMLSVVSLSGGDRLYVGALPGRAGRRQGGLETLGPLRGGHGLNQIRGFLETLEPSDSEIDFAPALEQALRHIHHGLVVLISDFLVPPDHITPALDVIRSQKCEGKIVQVLSREDLDPSWLRGQDKIIDRETGEEYTIEPSVQTWKRYEDALGTHLEDLKRAALERGMSTVVTLSDTGLERFLREELPRLGLQLVR; this is encoded by the coding sequence GTGGCAGCGCTGAGTCCTCCTGGCACCGCGACGGGCGAGAGGCTCGTCGATCAGGTGCTCGCACCCGGAACGATGAACGCGCTCACCCGTGTTCGACTGCGGGTGTCGCATGCGAGTGGGGAGCGCCCGGGGCATACCCGCGTACGCAATCGCAGTGACGCGACCGGCAGCGAGTTGGACCGCCACGTCCCGTACTCGCCCGGCGACGATCTCCGGCGGATCGACTGGGCGACCTACGCCCGCCTCGGGGAGCTTCTCACGCGGAAGTTCGTGGCGGAGCGAGAAGTCCCTGTCTGGATCCTGATCGATACGAGTCCGTCGATGGGACCGGCCGGCGCCTCGACCAAGATCGACATGGCCGCCGCCGTCGCGGGCATGCTCTCGGTGGTCTCCCTCTCCGGGGGCGATCGACTCTACGTCGGAGCCCTTCCCGGACGTGCGGGTCGTCGCCAGGGGGGCCTCGAAACCCTCGGACCGCTTCGCGGGGGCCACGGCCTGAACCAGATTCGGGGGTTCCTCGAGACACTCGAGCCGTCCGACAGCGAAATCGACTTTGCCCCGGCCCTCGAGCAGGCGTTGCGCCACATCCACCACGGATTGGTCGTGCTGATCTCGGACTTTCTCGTTCCACCCGATCACATCACGCCCGCGCTCGACGTGATCCGCTCGCAGAAGTGTGAAGGCAAGATCGTCCAGGTCCTGTCTCGAGAGGATCTCGATCCGTCCTGGCTCCGCGGCCAGGACAAGATCATCGATCGCGAAACCGGCGAGGAGTACACGATCGAGCCCTCGGTCCAGACCTGGAAACGATACGAGGATGCCCTCGGGACACACCTCGAGGATCTGAAGCGCGCGGCTCTCGAGCGTGGAATGTCCACCGTCGTCACGCTGAGCGACACCGGGTTGGAGCGCTTCCTGCGTGAAGAGCTCCCCCGCCTCGGACTCCAGTTGGTGCGCTAG
- a CDS encoding BatA and WFA domain-containing protein: MGFENPAWLLGVGLIAPLVWLYLRVRPKPPAMVSSLRIWRHVPSPAAPPRRRPKLPPVFFLQALLIVVSSVALASPYRKEPRPPGPPRDAVLVADVSASMQSRHEGSTRFEAAIDSAQARAVELSGEGRRITVVRAGPQPEALGSGLDGAAARAKLEELEPLDTSANLTAAIELAATLAGPDGSIDVFSDTAASGIVMSRDARAIADIHTFGASGENVAVTDVRVQTNPFDEESAARLLVTVRNYSTAAREVGLEILPLGDIEKPVADETDATDAEKAAGSDEAEAPADGGEAAETEIGPQLVHTLTLEPRGQEIVSVDGVRWAGAFEARLSADDDLALDDVVFGYIPRGRSVDILLVSDDTKLATRLVWLAERAGSFAVRTTTPQNYDPQDVGEITVFDRFVPELPPPSNVAYLAPSSGNADVTVVEQTGATKVAERREHSLLRGVTTTEGLLGKKPVGLAPGALRPVLLGRSDGREIALIQAGEIGGRQIVTTAFRIDPAKLTRADDLPSLIFTLNLLSFLSPESIEAPLLRTTGERLRAGSRLAAPIEKVEGPDGSHRLGAGADLTLERAGVYEASSRTGTRPMYVSFIDATESDIHREPDATAADEPTTDSPTKTTAADGDEANWTEIPYLREVLLVVALLLLAEWLFVAAVAPGRARSAGTKA, translated from the coding sequence ATGGGCTTCGAGAACCCCGCATGGCTGCTCGGTGTCGGCCTGATCGCACCGCTCGTCTGGTTGTACCTGCGGGTGCGGCCGAAGCCGCCGGCCATGGTGTCGAGTCTGCGGATCTGGCGACACGTGCCGTCGCCTGCGGCGCCACCGCGACGGCGGCCGAAGCTGCCTCCGGTGTTCTTTCTCCAGGCGCTCCTCATCGTCGTGAGTTCAGTCGCGCTCGCGAGTCCCTATCGGAAGGAGCCGCGACCGCCCGGTCCGCCGCGCGACGCGGTCCTCGTCGCGGACGTGTCCGCGAGCATGCAGAGCCGGCACGAGGGCTCCACCCGCTTCGAAGCTGCGATCGACAGCGCGCAGGCGCGGGCGGTCGAGCTTTCGGGCGAGGGCAGACGCATCACCGTCGTCCGCGCGGGCCCGCAGCCCGAGGCGCTGGGGTCCGGCCTCGACGGCGCCGCGGCGCGCGCGAAGCTCGAGGAGCTCGAACCCCTCGACACCTCGGCCAATCTGACAGCGGCCATCGAACTCGCAGCAACACTCGCCGGGCCCGACGGGTCGATCGACGTCTTCTCAGACACGGCCGCGAGCGGGATCGTGATGAGCCGCGACGCCCGCGCCATCGCGGACATCCACACCTTCGGTGCGAGCGGCGAAAACGTCGCGGTGACCGACGTCCGCGTTCAGACTAACCCGTTCGACGAAGAGAGCGCGGCGCGGCTCCTGGTCACCGTCCGGAACTATTCGACCGCAGCGCGAGAGGTCGGACTCGAAATTCTTCCCTTGGGAGACATCGAGAAGCCGGTCGCGGACGAGACCGACGCAACCGACGCCGAAAAAGCCGCCGGATCCGACGAAGCGGAGGCGCCCGCGGACGGCGGGGAAGCCGCCGAAACCGAGATCGGGCCTCAGCTCGTTCACACTCTCACCCTCGAGCCGCGCGGCCAGGAGATCGTGAGCGTCGACGGGGTCCGCTGGGCCGGCGCTTTCGAGGCTCGTCTTTCGGCCGACGACGATCTCGCACTCGACGACGTCGTGTTCGGCTACATCCCGCGCGGCCGATCGGTCGACATCCTCCTGGTCAGTGACGACACCAAGCTCGCGACGCGCCTGGTCTGGCTCGCCGAGCGCGCCGGATCATTCGCGGTCCGTACGACCACACCGCAGAACTACGATCCGCAGGACGTGGGCGAGATCACCGTGTTCGATCGGTTCGTCCCCGAGCTGCCGCCCCCATCGAACGTCGCCTACCTCGCTCCGTCGAGCGGCAACGCCGACGTCACGGTCGTCGAGCAGACCGGCGCGACGAAGGTTGCCGAGCGCCGCGAGCACTCGCTGCTTCGTGGCGTCACGACGACAGAAGGGTTGCTCGGCAAAAAGCCCGTCGGCCTCGCGCCCGGAGCGCTCCGCCCCGTGCTCCTTGGCCGTAGCGACGGCCGCGAGATCGCCCTCATCCAGGCCGGCGAAATCGGCGGACGCCAGATCGTCACGACCGCGTTCCGAATCGACCCCGCTAAACTCACGCGGGCGGACGATCTCCCGAGCCTCATCTTCACGCTGAACCTGCTCTCGTTCCTCTCCCCCGAGTCGATCGAGGCGCCGCTGCTCCGGACCACGGGCGAGCGACTCCGGGCAGGCTCCCGGCTGGCCGCTCCCATCGAGAAGGTCGAGGGTCCCGACGGCTCGCACCGGCTCGGCGCCGGCGCCGACCTGACTCTTGAGCGGGCCGGCGTCTACGAAGCTTCGAGCCGAACCGGAACCCGCCCAATGTACGTCAGCTTCATCGACGCCACGGAATCCGACATCCACAGGGAGCCCGACGCCACCGCAGCCGATGAGCCCACGACCGACTCGCCGACAAAGACGACGGCGGCCGACGGCGATGAGGCGAACTGGACCGAGATTCCCTACCTGCGCGAAGTCCTCCTGGTCGTCGCACTTCTTCTTCTCGCGGAGTGGCTCTTCGTAGCCGCCGTGGCACCGGGGCGAGCCCGCTCCGCCGGAACGAAAGCCTGA